In Prinia subflava isolate CZ2003 ecotype Zambia chromosome W unlocalized genomic scaffold, Cam_Psub_1.2 scaffold_22_NEW, whole genome shotgun sequence, the genomic stretch TGTCGGGCTGCGCTGGTGCCGGCTGTGGGGGCGCAGGAGCGTTGGACCGGACCGGGTCCGAGTTTCTGGAAGTAGTAATGGGGGAcgccatgtttgttttggtcacgTGCTGGTGATGTCAAGTCCCCTTCCAGGTGAAGACAGAGCCGGTGCCGCCCCACTCTTGGCACTGCCACGAactccgcctccttgctgcttCACTcgctcccgccccgctccgccttcggccctgcctgcctcctcatctttcaccaCGCCCCCTGAGCCCAGCGGCCGAGGCGTTTCCTGTTTGCTCTCATTCTCTCTGGGAGCCAGTGAGAGAACTTCCGGTGATCGACTCACGTGGCCATTTGCTGTATCCATTACCTCATGCAAAGAGGAGCACACTGGAGCTGCATTCCCTCTTACGGGATGCGTGGAATTTATACCGAAAAATCTTGCCACTTTAGAtggttttttcagctcttttgtcTCGGAAAGAGACACCCCCGAATCGGAGGGAGGGGGTACTGCTCCTTACAGAGCTTGGATGGCAGCATGTGTTGCTCGGCGTTCCGCAGCAAAcgtttgcaaggtatttatcacttttttccaaatcacgCCTAACTCAGAAGCAagctttgcttcttttccttgtgaaaCAACAGTCCCATAATAATTCACctatttccttccattctgcttcactaaaaagAAGCGATGGCTGGtttagctttccttttttccgAGCCCATAGGGTTAATTGTTCTATCtcagtttcttttatctttttgacCCTTTTAGAGGCAATAGTTGCTAAAAGCTGCACTGCTGCGTGAAGATCTTTCTCCatacttttaattcttttctttcatgcaCGCCAGCGGCTTACCTCTTCCTTCCACTGCGTGTCTCTGTTCCCCTCTGGGTGAAGCAGAGGAACCACGCTTCCAGCCCCAGTTCTgtgagctcagcactgctcGTGGCTGGTTCGGACTCGGTCCGAATTTTGCACACTGAGCAGACCCAAGCGCCAGAGTCTTTCACCGCATTTAAGCGAGATTCATATTCAAacgaaaaattaaaaattcaaaaaaaaatccgCATTCAAGcgtaataaaatcaaataaaatctgcattaaagcaaaaataaaaagtagaaaagGGTCCCGGTTCCAGGTACCAGAATGAAACCAGGGTGTCTATATGAGGCTGGAACGGAGCAATGTAGATACAACCAGTGTGGTTAAAACATACGTTCTctctttattcccaaaatggctggttttatacagtgcagaataatttacagttacGGGTGCATTCTTgttggcattcagcgtgaacaagtatgtaaactatttcagtttaaggcagctaccgtatCTTCACTCTAATTGTCCTATACAGTCTATGCtcacaccttaacctaatttctaactgcgccacaaagcttatctacttctacacaggccaaaatctgaggcctagcaggcccaaatctgaggcccagtttgggatagctcaaatctcattccacagcacattgtgcccatgatctctaagaaattcagTTGCAacgtttgtttgttttggtcactGGAGTTCCATTTCAAGGCatttctcctgtccctgtgctgttaCAGGAGGTTGTATTGGGCTCTGTTTTTGTGAATGGAGGATTTATGAAGGAAGGAATTGCTCTCTGTGAGGGTAGGGAGTCCCTGGAATGgatttccagagaagctgtggctgccccatccctggaagtgtccaaggccaggttaaacagggcttggagcaacctgggctagtggaaggtgttcttGCCCATGGCATGGGGTGGAATAGgtgatctctaaggtcccttccatcccaaaccatcctgtgattccacaaaataccttttattttgcattgtgcataaaattgtaaaattcaaattttctttgTAGGGAATCCACTCAGGCACTTCCATCACCCCTGGCTCAGGCCACACTCCCCTCACACCTGCCACCAGCCTGAGTCCCAGACAGCTCAGTTGGAAATTTCCAGCTGGGATTTGTCCCTTCCCACCTCTCCAGGGATCGTCCAGctcaggagctcctgcagcagcccagttTTGCAATGATTTCATGGCCCTTCCCCTGCATGAGGTGAAGGCTGGGGAAGTGCAGGTAGTTCAAGCTCTGTCGAGGAGTGTTTCTTtctggctggtgctgctgagcctCTACCCTGCTCTACATGGGCTagaggggagagaaaaacacTGGCATGGTGACTGGAGTGATTTTGCCTTGAATGGAGACGTGCAAAATCCCTGATTTGGGTAGGGATGGGATCAATGTATTGCTCTGCCCTTGAAAAGCGGGAGGAGGTGCTTGTGCCTCTTCCAATGAGAAAAACCCCTGACTCATTCATGCCTCACCTACACACCACATCCCAAGTCTTAAATGGAATTCTCGGGATGCCTCAAAGTTCATTAAACCCAGCAGAGTTCCTCCTGGTCAGGGAAAGCAGGCTgaagtttttctttccatgcatTAACATCACATGCCAGAAACGTGGAGCTGTGCGTCCTCACCTGACCCTGAGATGGATCAAAAGATTAATAAGATTTCAGTTTACATCATTTATCTGTAATTCCAGATGCCTTTAAGCAGAAAATTTActaaattttttattattctgacTTAACCAGAAAGCAGCAATCATTTCTTCCCTCAGAGTGGGAGCATGGAGATATTTGCTCCTAAATTCAGTGCCCAGTGTGGGTTTGTTCCCAAACTCTGTTCTCAGTGGCTGAGCATCCCAAATATTTACCAAGCTACAGAGGACAAGGTGGGAAAGGCCAACTTCATTTAAAACCCAGGGGTTTAGGCTAATGCTTGGCTGCCCTGGtgccatttaaatatttatatatagcCATCAGCTGCTTGACCTGTTCCCTTCTTTATTAAACAGATCCTCTGGATAAATGAACAAGGCTTCTGCCACTTCCATTGGGATTCAGAGCCAAATCCCACAGTTTGCTGTGACTTGGGGGTGGCATTCTCTTTTGCCATAAGTAATCCCCTGATGATGAACTTTTCTCACAGTCTGATGGATCACTGTTCCAGCAAGTGTTTCCCTTCAGGATGAGAGCCCACACTCCTCCACTCCCTGCGCTGATTTAACCAGACTTTTGGGAAGAGGAAAATTCGGAATGTCTTAGCcttcattatattttaattgatttttaataGCTTTCCTGATTGGTTTTGAGTTGGTTTTTGAACTACGCTTCCCCTCAGTCATTTTTCACCTCTGTCTGTAGGAACTTGTCAcattctgcagcctctgccctcGCTCATTTTTCACTCAGCTCCTGGAACTGGCTGTGGGATCTTCTTTCCAGTTCTGGGTCATTAATCACCTGCCAGGATCCCAGTTGGCATCTCCACAACAAACCCATAACAAACCTCCTGTCAGCAGAGCTCGCCATTCAAGGTTggggttatttttcttttatatgctCCATTATAAATGCATTTATTGTTATATCCTCACACCCTGACAGGCAGTGGGTGTTGTTTTCCAGGGATGATGCTGGAAGGTTTGTTCCCatgtgctgcctcctgctcctgaCAAAGCCACTGGTGTGGATGTTCCCACAGAACCTCCTCTTCCATGAATCCATGAATCCATGAGGGGTGTGCTGGTAGAATTTTCACCCCTTGGCACAACCTGTTTCAGCCTCAGTTCATCTTCCTCACCTCTTCAAGAATTTTTCACCATGTGGAGACCCTTGAAATCCTCCTTTGGTcaaattttccttaatttttgaagaaaaagtcCTCAGCTCTACACCTGAGGTTTTATAAATCCTTCTGGACTTGTGTAGCTGTCCCTTGGGCTTTTGGTTGCagttggttttatttaaaaaaaaaaagtttggttCATGTTTCAAAACCcaactgaaaaataacacaCTTGCAAACTGTTTTAAATCCATTTGATgtaaaagaatataaaaaaaaaagagagagagaagagctgCCTTCCATGTgcccccacatccccctggGCAGGGATCACCTCCTCTTCCCTCACCCCAGCATCAGCAGCACCTTCTGCACTTTTGGGGTTGACCATGGGGAGCACTGGGACACCCCAAAGGTGTTAGCTTGGTAATGCTGGCTTAGCATTCCAAGATCGCATTTCAAGCATCATTTCCCAGCTGGGCAATGGACTGTACCCCGAAAATCCTGAGAAAATTGCTGACTGCCCACCCCTGTGTTCATTATAGAGCCAggagctgaaaaaaatccacGTTGTAACCTTCCCAAGCAGGATTTGGAGAGAACCAAAAAAGATACCTGCAATAAACCTGCACTGAGCTGGGTTGCAGCTCAGCCACATCATCAGCAGAGGAAACAGTtctatttcattaattttgcagaaaatataTGGGAGCTTCTGCCTAATGAATACTAATAGACCCTTTAAAGCTCATTTACCAAATCCTTACAAGTAAAGGACAATGGCAGGCATCACTTACAGAGCACATATGAGCAGCTCCCAAATATTCTATTTGTTTATCCCAataattgcaaaataaaatacattgatTGCTCCATATTTATGAATTCAAGAACTATTTGGGTCTGTGCTCTGTGTAATGAAGGTTATAAAAGCATCTTAATACAAAATACAAGTAAAACTTGAAAAGTGCATGAAATTTGGGAAATAAGACCTTGTGAGTCAGTCATTTACTCGTGTTCTCTCCCACCAAAGCACAGGAAGGATGATGCAAACAGGATGTGGGAGGATTTGTGGATATTTATGAGCAGGTGCTCTTCAGCTGGAGTTAGGTTTGAACTAATTGGCACCTGAGGCAGAGGCTGCCAgtgttgtaatttagattttaggggggtccccagggagggttccCGGGGAGCTccccgggtcctagggtcgtgggtgttcgcatgcaggcaggcaagaagactctagacggctggtgaggtgctgatgagatgagggtttatttggagtttgaccctgggaaggcagcatggtcactgaggaagagggggaagggaaggggagaggggaaggggagagagggaagggaagagcagctgagccTCCAGAGACCTCCCAGGCAAAGAGCACGAGCCCACTTCCCCCTGGACTCTTAACAGGGAGTTTCGAAGTGGGCGTGGTAAGATTCttcagccaatagagttacagaaacacgatactgcaggggagggtacagacttgggataaaccatacactttccaggggtgagccagagcataccatttcaataaaatgcaattccacaccaGAGGATTTCAGTGGGAGCAGAAATTCTGCTGCAGAGTGTCCTTGGATTTACAGCAGGATCTGTGCCAGAGTCACTCcaggcacagcactgagcagcacatGGAATCccgggatggtttgggttggaaaggacttaaatcccatcccattccatccatCCCACCTCCtaccatgggcaaggacaccttccactagcccaggttgctccaagccctgtccaacctggccttggacacttccagggatggggcagccagtGCTTCTCTGGAAATCCATTCCAGGggctccccaccctcacagggaggaatttcttcccaattcTATTCCACctagccctgccctctggcagtgggaagccattcctgCCCCATTCCCCTGTCCATGGAGAACAATGACAATGAACAGGCTCTGCAGGTGTGTTGCAACCCTTCACCTCCACCTTCCATGAGGTCTTCCCAACAGGAATCTGAGAGAGGAGCCCAAACCCACTCTGCTGACTGAGGTGGCAGTGCCCAACCTCTGGTCCCATTGcctttcccagagctggggtggAAAGGGATGGGGTGAGTACAGGAATTTGGGCCCTCCAGCTTAAACCTTTCAATAAAGGATTTCCAGTCAAGAGCCACCTGCTTCCTTTTATTTCCGGTCTGGAGTCATTTCATTTTGTCATTGTTTCCTCTGCAGAGACATGTCATTTTGCCCTTTTCCCCCCCCCCTGCTTTAGAGCAaaaaacagctgcagcacagagcaggcagaggatcCTCAAGAACTCCAGTGGCTGTAAAGAAATGTCAGAGGTGGGTTCATGGTTGGGTCCAGGGATTTTCCACGTGGGGTGATGGGAACAAGGGATAAATAGAAGCATCaccaaaaggggaaaaaaccctattGCATTTAAACTGTGGAGCTGAACCCCAGCAAAACAGTCCCCAACTGCGCTACTTGTCTTTGCTGAAAAATATCCACCAGGCACTTGGGTTTATTCTCAGAGCTTTGGGCACATCTCCACAACATCCATCTCCCTGTGGTTTCCATATTCCCTGGTTAAACCTGGgcctcctgcagtgctggatcTGTTGGTTATCACCTGCTAATGAAGCCATCCATCTCTCCCAGGTGAGGGGAACCAGACTCATGTGGTTCTCAGTGGCTCTTTAgtgattttcattatttttaaactgatttctCTAAATCCACAAGCgctgttttcagttttcagcttTAACGTGCCCATCCATCCCTCCTCTTATTTCCCCTTATTCAGAAACCaccacctgcagctctggggagggatCAGCCTCTCAAAACACACTGATCACCCCCAAAATGCTGCCATCCCCACCCAATCATGGTGGCAGCACCTCTGTGGAACAGCTGGATGCTGATGATCAGTCCCAGACCCACCAGCCATCCCtcagggctgttcctgggcGGAAGCAGCTCCATAAGGCTGCAGAGCCAACCTGTGCAGCCTTCAGGACAGGGATTTAACAattcagtggtttttttcttccaagcatCATTTATTAGCTCTTTACAGAGCTGTTTGCTGCTCAGTCAGAAACTAAAGCCAATATTCTTTGTGAGGGTGTGGCTCTAATGCTGTTAAACTTCACAAAACCTCATCAGCAGTGATTTGGCCCCAGGTAGGAACAACTGGGGAGGTAAACAGCAGTATTTTCCTGCTTGCTTGTGGATCTCAGGAGCCTGGCAGGCTCTTGTTGCAGCAGATCCTGGCTGGACGTGGCTCTTGGACATGGTTACATTCTCCATGGAACCAGTGGCTTGTGCCAGGCAATGCTTTGGATGCCCACCAAAATCTCCTCTGAGTCATTCTGAAACCTTAAAGTGCTGATCAGCATTGCTGGGGCTGATCAGGAAGCcctgggaaagagggaggaaagctttgactttgctcttttttttttttttttgtaattatctTTTATTGAATGAATTCTTTTGCTTCAGTGGATTCTGAGGTGGGAGCGCTGCTGAAGTCCCACACACAGGGATAGCACCAGAAATGTTTCAGGCCAGAGCGCTCAATAAGTCAGACTGAATTCATCAGCAGTTTCTTGCTCTCCAAGTAGTCTTTTTTAGCCAATGCGGGACTGGAATTAGCCACCAAACCTGCCCTGGGAGGAGTGGCAGAAAGCTGTGACACATTTTGGGTGTGTTGTCTCCGAGGTGTGGAGCCCGGTCATTCCCACGGAAAcatcagcagtgccagcccagggaagggacatGGCCGTGGCTCAGTGGCCCTGACACTAATGATATAATTAGCTGTGTAAAAAGTCACCTCTGGGAGCAGCTACTTTGTTTCCAGGGTAACAGAAGTGTCATGAATGATGATGTCCAGCGGTGTTTCCATAGAGCCGCAGTCCAGAGTGGAACAGAGGGTCCCGGGCAGGACATGGACATGGCCAAGGGCTCCATTCTGCCTCTCAGACTGGCAAAGCTGACATATCCAGCCTCACCCGGACCacgggagcagctccaggctgggatccTTCTTCCTTAGCTTCCCACAGGCGTTGAGCACTCCTTGTTTTGTACATTCACAAAAGCACAGATTGGTTTTACCTAAACCACTCTCTCCCAGAGATCTTCCGTAGTTTTTGTCCTAGAACCTGTTTTCTTGTTATGACCTGACTTAGAAAccatgtggaaaaaaatcccatttcagtTCAGGAAAGCACCTAAATGTACCCAGGGCCGTGTCTCAGTGAAAGAAGCACAGCACACATGCCTGGATCACACCTTGGATGGAAACACTTTTGACACTGTGATAAATGATGTGAGATAATTCGTGTTTATAATGTATGTGTAATATAAACCAAGTTgtgctctttaaaataaatggtaaaaatcaTTTGAGACTGGGGATAAACGGATTTGGGAACTGAAAATGACTCTGCCAGGAACCTAGGAACCACTGaatttacaacagaaaggagggaaggtCAGAGGAAGATGGGTCTTCTCGGGAGATGGAACTGCAAACGACCCAACCATTACCACTGATATGGATCTCGCTCCACCATCCAGGACGCACATCTCAATGCACAATTCCCAGAAATCGTatttaatattcatctcccTGGAAGGCGAGGATGAATCtacatgaatatgaagaaaaactgaagagacAAAAGACAGTATGAAGTAATACCCTGTCCTGCtaaaaaactgtatataaacaggactcacaaaaccaaagatgtgaacaggggagctacAGTGCGATAGAGGTcgcagctaaggttcacccagtgctgatcccgggactcgacactgattctttgattgttggcttacccaaaattctgtttgttgattctttaaaaaattaataaaatcatttatggATTTGGAATTGGCTTAACATTTATTACAAcactttgttttcctgcaatAAGAGTTGACAAATTCATTCACTGGATACAGTATTTCAGGGTCCTTCCCAACCTAAAGGATCCTAATGTTCTGCAGCTGAGTGTTTGGGATGGCATTTCAGGTTTAATCAATTTTAAGGAAGTGTAATGAGTTGTGGGTACTTTAACATGGAAAAGTCACAGCTCTTTCTCCTGATCTGGGGGTAAATCAGCCCCAAG encodes the following:
- the LOC134564838 gene encoding uncharacterized protein LOC134564838; protein product: MSSPLPGEDRAGAAPLLALPRTPPPCCFTRSRPAPPSALPASSSFTTPPEPSGRGVSCLLSFSLGASERTSGDRLTWPFAVSITSCKEEHTGAAFPLTGCVEFIPKNLATLDGFFSSFVSERDTPESEGGGTAPYRAWMAACVARRSAANVCKELVTFCSLCPRSFFTQLLELAVGSSFQFWVINHLPGSQLASPQQTHNKPPVSRARHSRDDAGRFVPMCCLLLLTKPLVWMFPQNLLFHESMNP